The following DNA comes from Phoenix dactylifera cultivar Barhee BC4 unplaced genomic scaffold, palm_55x_up_171113_PBpolish2nd_filt_p 000804F, whole genome shotgun sequence.
CTTTTAAAATTCCCTTGTTCAATCATCCGATATGCAGAATATATGAAGGTTCTACTAAATTTGCGGCTATTCTTGCGAAAAAAACTGAATGTAAAAATTTGGTAAATGTATAGTTGAAGTATAAATGTTATTACTTATTAGCTACATCCAAAAGCTGCAATTTGCCCAACAAAAATGTAAAACGGCTATTATTTAGAACATTTGCAATAGACATCATTGCATGTAGGCCTCTGTTATTTTCATGCTTTCTGCAGCTGAAGTTTATACAAAATATGTACCGGGGATATGAATAATTATTCCTTACATCCTTAAAACATATAAAAGTGGCCAAGTTTCCAAATTTTCTAATTCCATAACACAGACTAGACTTCAATTTTAGAAGAGTTAAAACATGCCAGACTTTTATAGAAGAAGGCACTCTAAAAACTTCTGAAAAAATCTTGACCCTAGGAACTTtcgagggaggaagaagagaaatacTTATAAACCAAGAAACAATGGTGGCATACAATGCATTAGACATTAGTTAATTATGAGGTTATTATTTTCAggtattttcaaaattttagattttagtTAAATTATCCTAGATCTAAAATCTTTAGCAGCCACATGCATCTCCACATGCATTATAAGTAATAGCTGGAAATAATCCAAATGTAAAATAccattaaagaaagaaatggaGCAGAGTTAGATGGGATTGAGTTTGAAAGTGGTGCAGCCATGTGATAGTGACTCCTATTCGCCATCAATACCATAATGTATACAGTGTTAATTGTTAAAAGCTAAAGTTCTCACACATCCCTTGCTGTGTAATGACCTAACCCACCTGTAAGGCATACATATCTACGAACATCCTTTATGGTCAAGAGAACCTATTGTCACCCACCCAGTAAATATAATACCCATGATCACTTTGTTAGACTTCAATTCGGTGCTATCTGCTGTGTAGAGAAATAGGAATAAATGAAGATATTCCAaggaataaaaataaagaatcacCACATAAGCAACCAGAAGGAGAACTAACAAGAGTTGATTCAAGAATTACATAATTGGATTTTAGTGTGACAGTGTAAGCCATGATATTAACTATAAATGAATGAGAATTAATGGATGGCTGTTCCATTAGTTTGACCATGAATAGAACAGCGCTAAAAAGTCTTCAGGCAAGAAGGAAAGAAACTGGAAAtattggcaaaagttatacacCAACTAATTACTATCAAGATATATCCATATGGCCAAACAAGACAACCTGAATGAAGATATATCCATATGGCCAAACAAGACTGTCGGAATGAAGTCAGtgaatatatttatagaattacATATGCTGTggcatttatttatatataccaTATCCGGTATCTGGACTGAGTTAGAAAATTCATGAGCACCCATACGAACGAAATGAAAGTAGTACCGTGAAAAGAAGATTCAAGCCATAGATGACAGTGTTTATGTTGAGGACAGGTTTCCAGTCTTCACGCAGAATGTTGAGGCACACATTTCCCTCCAAGTCGATATTTGGATGGTAGACCTGGATTAAACATTAATTAAATATTCTTGAAATCAGGAAGTATTTGAAGTAGTAAAAAACTGTTTTAAAACAATAAGTACAGGAACCAAGTATCAACATCAAGTTTGTACCTTTGTCTTGCACTTGACCTTCGGTGGTTCATGAGGATAAGAAGGAGAAACTTGAAAGGTAAAAACAAATGTACCGCCTCTGAAAAACAGAAGATGGTTAGGTTACATAAGAGAAACAGAGGATAAAGTCTTCAACAAAAATATGTAACAAAAATGTAGCAGGCATGTCGATAAGCCACAAAAAAAACACGGATAATTTCTCAAAACAAATTTGAAAACTTGTGGCCTCGTTGGCATTCTTGCTGTCTTTGTGTTTTCATTCCTCCATAAATTACAGAAATACCATGCAAAGAATGATGTGGAAGATAGCATTTGCAGGAAGTGTCTGCTATTCATTTCTCCTATTTTCactctttcttttttgaaagcAATAATTCTTTGCTCCCAAATGGTCCGAAGATTTTACAAGCAATTTAAAAAAGCAAAAGGGTTTTATCACACATGTTGTTCAGTCTGGTTCATTTTTCTTCCTTGATTGTTGAAAGCAGAGGCAGAAAGAAAAAGCAATACAAAACAGGCCCTTAACATCTACTATTACATTCAACTTGAAACTTGAGCAAATTTAAGTTGTGGAAATTATGGAAAGTAATTATACAGATCACACAAAATGCAATTACTAAAACAAATAGGAGTTTCTAGAGATGACTGGTAACTGGAAAATGATCCCTTACTGATAATATCCTTCATCAGGTCGAATGCTGATTTCAAAGTTCATCAGATCATCCTTTCCATTGGGAAAGGATATACTAGTGGTTTTAGGTAGGTTAAGCTCACCAATATCtgcaaaatataaaataccAGTACCAATTATCAAAAAAAGATCCTgatcaataattatcaaaagaaaaaagagagaaatgctAATGAAATAGAAATTTAAAGGTATGATAATAAAAGAATTGCATATCTAGAACACAATTCATATTGAAATAAAATAGTAAACACAAAGTCTTAAACTCTTTAGTTTTCTAACTTTATATGTTGCAATATGAGAGCTAAAATCCATGCTTCTCGTTGGATATTGCTGACAGAGAATGGAGACAATAGAACACAAATGGACGCTTagctaaaaacaaaaaagaggattaaaaaaaatgaaataatcgATGGCCAAGGGATTTCCTTATTCAATTATGTCCATTATTAGATTATTTAACTTCCCGTAGCCTGGTGTCTGCTCCCACCAATAAGTTATATGCAAGAATCGAGAAAAATACAAGACGATCCTTACAGCTTGGACCAAATTACAGAAAGAAGTTCTTGCAGAGTCCATCCCAGGAGGCACTAATTTCACTTGTCAAAACAGAATTAATCCTAAAGACATACGGAGCTAAAATAGCCACAACAATAGAAGATCATTTTCAAGTGCGAACAAACCTTTATGAAGGCGCAATTCCCCTGCACTTTGCTTCTTGACAGGAGCCCTTCCATTGGCATTTGCAGCGTCTTCTCTCTTCTGGCCCTTTATCTTAAAAAGATTAATCATAGTTCTACGCAGAAACATGcaacagaaaaaaaatgaagaaattagGAAATGATACACGATCGTTATACCGAAGTAAATAAAGATAGGGCAAAGCTTTTATGGTGATGCCACAAGTAGTGCCCTGACATCAAAGAATGAgtacaaaaaagaaaatgagctCCAAGCTACAAGAACAAAAACACCGAAAATCTTTGAATTTCTAAGGACTTTTCATGTCCTCTTTTGTTTTCATTTTCTTGGAGCAGCACATAACAGTGCATTGGAATCAATCAAACAAAAATAATCCGAGAAGGCAAGCAGATCTGTTCTTGAAACGGGGATCTGTAGCTTGTCATTCCAGTGACAAGAGCTCAAACATTGGTAAGCAATTTGAGAGTGCACAATCTGATGCATACACTGAAAACTAGGGCATCTCACACAGAAATGAGTGGAGGGTATCAGGTGTTGAGATTTAGGGGCAGAGATTATGTTCTGGCATGCtgagctactgcaagataaccAGCCAATTGTTTAGCTCGCTTGCTACTAATATAATACGCCAGGCGGTCGAACATAACCAGTGTCCGTAACCCTCGAAATCAAATCCTCTATTTGTAAAGATAAAAAAGATTTACAAAAATTAAAATGCTTCAATATGTTCGTGTGTCTAATCACCATCCAGGAATACAATTTCATCAAAGAAGAGCATCAATCAATCGGATAAGAACAATTGAATAGGGCATAAACCAAAGGTTATTCATAATGAGATCAGACTATCCACACAAACCAGgtcatttcatttttttctaaaaaagagGAAACAAGAATTCGGCAACCATATCACATCCAAAATCCATAACAAGGGCGACACATAATTCATTTTAGAATATCTAGAATTCCAATAAGAAATTAACCATGAATCCTAACCAACCACACCAAATAATTAAGCTTGCTCGTGCAGCAAAAGGAAAGGGCAAGAAAAAGCCCTAAGATCTCCAAGGAGACACGCAATCAATCGAAAACTTAGGGAGCGGAGACGCGAGATAACATCGAAATATTACGGCCACGCGATCGCGACGAGACATTGGACTCCCGAGAGGATTGATGAGAAGAGGGGGAAAGATCGGGAGCTCACCTACTCGACTAGAACCAGAAGACGAGACCGAGAgaagaaaggggggggggggggggggggggcggtggGTCGTTTTAAAAGGCGATGCCCTTTTTATTCCCAGATCGCGACCGACTTTTAGCTGAGAACCCACGTCAGTCGCATATAAATTCATAAGCGAACCCATCGATCTGCCGTCGGCTTTCCTTCGAgggggaaagagagagggagcgtCTTCCTCGTTCGCCTGCCGCACCTGCACGTCAGTGACGTGATGAGTCATGCTTCTCCCACAGAATTTGTATGCGGTCAAGCGGGACCTGAGATTTTATTCCTCTTCGCATTCGGACAAGAATAGGCCTCTCTTTCGTCAAATGACGGATGTATCCTCGAGCTCTACTACTCTGCAATGATTGGTCTTTATGCCTTCGAAATGACCAAACTGCCCTTATAAATCGACCGTGAATCCGGTGGACCATCTTCTCTCTCACATCGGCGACGGCGACGGACCTGATCGACATTTTCTTAGGAAGGCGGCGCGCTTCCGGCAATGCCAAGCTGTAATGCTCTAGCTCCTGTGGGCCCCACGCCGTTGCTACCCTCCGCGGGCGCTCGGAAGCCAGCGCCGCAACTCCCGGGCTCTCTTTCGCTCCGCTAGCTCCGTGCTCAAACGCCGATCAGTGACGCCGCCCGCTGTAGCGCCATtgggatgatgatgatgatgatgatgattaggAAGAGGGTTCTCAACAAGGGATTCGGCCACCGTCGAACTAACCAACCCTACCACCAGCATTAGGTCCTCTGGAAGGGGAAGCCTGGCGAGGTTGGAGGTGCAGGGCTAGAGCCTtctgttggggggaaaaataaACCATCCCACaagtacaattaaagcacccaaatctaaCAGCAAgcctgagctcatcatgcaggtcgagccgagctcagaaggccgagccaagctcatcatgcgagccgagctcatcatgcaggccgagtcgagctcagaaggccgagcagagctcatcatgcaggccgagctcagaaggccgagccgagctcagaaggccgagcagagCTCATCAAGCAGGCTgagctccgaaggccgagccgagctcatcatgcaggtcgagctccgaaggccgagccgagctcatcatgcaggccgagctccgaaggctgtcgagctccgaaggccgagcacagcaggccgagaccagaaggctgccgagctcagaaggccgagcacagaaggtcgagcacagcaggccgagaccagaaagttgccgagcacagaaggctgccgagctccgaaagctgccgagctcatgcgggccgagaccagaaggccgttgagctcagaaggccgagctcagaaggctgccgagcacagaagtcCGAGAccaaaaggctgccgagctcagaaggccgagctcaaaaggctgccgagcacaaaaggccgagcacagcaggccgagaccagaaggctgccgagctcagaaggccgagctgacctcagaaggccgacctcgtcgtctatatgctgcggccatgccctgcagtagcctcaccgcaccatgctttacttgccggccacgccatgacatatcaatcaggaaccatatcctactacaactgtcaacgcctcaccattcccaagaatgtactgcactgcgcgccacaagcaagctctggctacgcgccatctcctcccatgatggcaacgggccatccacggcaactcattacttcacagcccacgtccaatcgtgacggtaacccattaattcgcccagtcacatcacaagtaaccctgccactcttcctataaaaagggaggcttcttcctccaaAAGGGAGCTTCGGACTTCGAAATACagtccatctccttctccaaaattaagcccccctctgacttaagcatcggagggccggcgccggaaaccccggccaccggcatttttgcaggtcttccggaggacgccgcccgccgacggaccaccGCCATCTGCCGTTCcagcaccggagctcctcctcctcagccgacggccacccccgggtccaaattccagcaacagttggcactagaggaaggacattcgacgacattcgacgacacttcgacgacattcgacgccattcgacaacattcgacgccattcgacgacacttcgacgacattcgacgccattcgacgacacttcgacgccattcgacgacacttcaacgccattcgacaacattcgacgacattcgacgataTTCGACaacattcgacgacacttcgacgccattcgacgacattcaatgtcattcgacgcctcctacgacaacacgccccgatctgagtgggggcaccctTCTGAGTTGACcgcaagccaaagaaggccgctgagtcGACCTGAAGCACTTCAACTCTAACTGCATGAAAGGTACATCCTGCTTGGCACGCACATCTCCTtatatatttggctatattacaggatgatcgacgattggactacttccttcgcccgagccaaaaagcggctcgaactcggaagtcggggggtagtgttgggaaaaaaatagaccaccccacaaatacaattaaagcacccaaatctaaCAGCAAgcctgagctcatcatgcaggtcgagccgagctcagaaggccgagccgagctcatcatgcgagccgagctcatcatgcaggccgagccgagctcagaaggccgagccgagctcatcatgcaggccgagttcagaaggccgagccgagctcatcatgcgagccgagctcatcatgcaggccgagcagagctcatcatgcaggccgagctcagaaggccgagccgagctcatcatgcaggccgagccgagctcatcatgcaggccgagctcagaaggctgccgagctcagaaggccgagctcagaaggctgccgagcacagaaggccgagcacagcaggccaataccagaaggctgccgagctcagaaggtcgaGCTTAGAAGGCTGAGCATAGAAggctgagctcagaaggccgagcacagcaggccgagaccagaaggctgccgagctcagaaggctgccgagctcatgcagaccgagaccagaaggctgccgagttCAGAAGGctaccgagcacagaaggccgagcacagcaggccgagaccagaaggctgccgagcttagaaggccgagctcaaaagACTGCCGAGCAcaaaaggccgagcacagcaagccgagaccagaaggctgccgagctcaaaaggccgagcacagaaggccgagctgacctcagaaggccgacctcgtcgtctatatgctgcggccatgccctgcagtagcctcaccgcaccatgctttacttgccggccacgtcATGACATATCAATCAGGAACCATATCCTGCTACGACTGTTAACGCCTCATCATTctcaagaatgtactgcactgcgcgccacaagcaagctctggctacgcgccatctcctcccatgatggaaacgggccatccacggcaactcattacttcacacgcccacgtcTAATCGTGACCGTAACCCATTatttcgcccagtcacatcacaggtaaccctgccactcttCCTATAAAAaaggaggcttcttcctccaaAAGGGGGCTTCGGACTTCGAAATacagtccctctccttctccaaaattaagcccccctctgacttaagcatcggagggccggcgccggaaaccccggccaccggcattTTTGCAGGTCtctcggaggacgccgcccgccgacggaccaccGCCACCTGCCGTTCCAGCACCGGAGCTCCttctcctcagccgacggccgcccccgggtccaaattccagcaacaccTTTCATCGACATGGTGTTTAATTCCATCGCCAGTAGCGGCGTAGTGCCGGCTCTACATCAAATATTCTAATTATATGGGTTTCGAGGTGAGGGAGAAATTGTGCCACTATTCTAAAGACAGCCAATGAAATGATTGCAGCACGGTATGTGTGCTCGAGAGATCAGGCGAGAGCGCAGCTAATTAATGAGTAAGCGGAGTGCTCATAGAGTACTGCAAGGAGGGCAGGAAAGGATGTCCGAGAACATAACCATGAGCTTGATTCAGAGAATGGatatttatttctctctctctacggAAAACCGCGCGCCCAGCAAGAAAAGGATCAACATGGCCGCAGGCGTGGCACACAGAGACATGGTTACCGCCTCTGCCAGACAATCTGCCAAACAAGATATGGTGGCGGAGAATACCGAAATCTAGCGGATAGAGGGCAGCGGAGGTTCTTGCATACGTTGCTTGCGCATATGCCTTCGAAAACCATGCCTTTTTCCATGCAGTGGAATTTGACGCGAAGCAACGCGTGGAGATCATGGGCTGATGCCGAGTCTAAGATGGCATAATACTCATTTTGGTGACGTGTTGCCTTTGATACAACTTATCTGGCAGATGGACACGAGGTGCCGCTTGCTCCTTTTGTGGGAGTTCGCCACCAGCCTAGATGTGCATTGCCGCTAGATGAATGTACCGTACGTGCCATTCgtgtgggttttttttttttttttttggggggggggggggggggggggggctaaaaacggcatttcatatagctcAAATGCGAGTACAGCCTGTTGTCAGATCAAACGAAAGTAAAAAATACAGAGAAAGAGGTAAAACTGCCAATGACATCCAGATGAGCTCTCCGGAGTGGCGAGCTACAaatgaggcgacccagtctgctgctcTGTTCGTTTCTCGAAACACATAAGCTGTCTGGAAGAAGGTAAACTCCCTGGTCTGTCGACGTATCTCACCAATCAATAGGGGGTCATCCCCATATGTATCCACACCACAGATCCAGTCAACCACCGAGGAGGAATCCTCCTCAAGACACACCCTATCGGCTCCAAGAACACGCCTTGCATAGGAGATACCCTTCCAGGTTGCTCGTAACTCCGCCCCGACAACGGTCGAACCTGGGGTGCGCCGGCCCCCAGCTGCAATCAGCCTGCCAAGATGGTCTTTGATCACAAACCCCACACCTCCCAAGTCTCCATCCACCGACATACCACCATcgaaattcactttgagatgactGGAGGACGGGGGTACCTAAGAAAGAAGGGCAAACCTGGGCGCTATCAAAGCAGTATGGGTATCCCAGATGTCCCTAGTCATTCCAAAGAAAATCAGTGTGGTCACTATGGGAACCTCCATAGCATGGATCAAAGCTCTCTCCACCACTGTTCTCGGGGATGACCTCCTACCCTCAAACAAATgggcattcctgtccaaccaaatgTGATAGGCCAAGTATGCTCTCATAATCCCCCCCTCAACGGTGCTTGGGCTCCGCATAGAGTCCCTAATCTGATGTAGTAGATCCTCTGCTGACTCCCACCCCGGTGGAGGAGAAACAAGCAACCACCTCCACACCTGCACCACCCTAGGGCATCATAAAAAAACATGGCTGATGGTTTCCTCAGTATCCAGACACAACTCGCAGCTCGAGGTAACCTGCACACCTTGTCTGGCTAATACACTCCTGGTAGGTAAGCAACCCCAGGTCACCTTCCATATGAAAAGTGCCACACGAGGGTAAATCCTCAGCCTCCAAATCCATCTCCCATCAATCTGCCGAGTGCGCTCTCTCCTAATCAATGTCTAAACATCACTGGCTCGCATCCTCGATCGCCCTGTCGGCACCCAATACTAATCTGTTTGACTCCTCCCCAGCAAGGATAGGTAGGGCAAGTATCCTCTCCGCTAGCTGCTCACCAAAGGCATCCCTAACCAGCCCCTCACTCCACCTCCTTCCTCCAGGCACCAACAAATCACTGACTCGATATCCTGCTAATATGACCGTGACCATGGTCGGCAACCGACTGATTGGTATCTCGATCATCCAACTATCCTCGAGAATATCGATGGACCTCCTATCGCCAATGGCCCACTTGATCGCCGGAAGCACTAATGGAGCTCTGGCGCATATCTCCCTTCATATGGGTGCATGATGACGGCCTGCTCGAACTCCGGTCACTAGGGCACCGTACTTGGTCCTCAACAAGGAGCACAAATAATCAGGCTCCAGCAGAAATCTCGCCGCGTGTCGCGCCGCCAAGGCCTCCCTTCTCGACACCAGTGAAATCACCCCGATCCACCCTGCATGATCGGCTGACATACTACCTCCCATACCAACAAATGGATGCCACCTCTGCCGTTGCGCTTTCCCCAAATGAAGTTTCTAAAGAGCTGCTCAAGTGATCTCAGCGACGCCACTGGAAGGATGGCGTTGGAGAGTAGATAAATCGGGATAGAACTAAGTACCGACCATGCCAACATGATCCTACCCATCATGGAAAGTGTGTGCATCTGCTATTCCTCTAGTCTATGTCTGATGCTGGTCTCGATGGAGGAACAATTCCTGTTGTGGAGGCGCTGACCTGGTAACGGGACCCCAAATATCTCAGTGGTTGTTTAAAACATGGCTTGATGCGATgtcttcttaaaaaaaaaaaaggggaaacggAGGAAGCACATGCATGCACTCGTAATGATTGGGCATAGCATGTGCCTTAGAAGTAGTGTGTATACACTCATGCATCACATCACATGCATATAACTTTTAACAAAATAAACATACGTATTCACTTTGATTTTATTCTTGCCTCAAAATGAAGATAAAAAAACTTATCCAAGAAAACATACGCATGCAAATGAAAttgtagaagaagaaaacattaaataagatcATCCTTGGTCTCACATGCACCATGGATTCTCCCTAACGTTGATGGAATAACCACATGGACGGCTGCAATGGCAAGATCTGTCAAATGTTGGCTGATGATTTGCCTGCCTTATTTGGTTCCTTAATAGATCTAAATAAATTTGAATGAAATACAttacattttatttttatttagtttGATTCAGCCAAATAAtttgttgaatttttttaagtaaTGTTTGGATATTTGAATAAAACTTTGATCGTGAAAACAAAAATAGTGCTCATTCACTTTCAAGTTTCAAATTTAAAAGCCATCTAGAGAAAAAGATTGAATAGTCTTAtccatttttttagaaaagtaaaATTATTAAACATGTGTCACTCAAAGCTATTTTCGTAGTCTTACTTGAAATTGCTTTTGGAGGGCTAAAAGCACTTCTTGGGatgctaattttttttcttagttAATTTTCTGGCATTTTgtaaaaatttcaaaacaaCCTTATAAATGCtccaaaaactaaaaaaaaattgctagaaAAAGCTTTAATATGGTGCTTTTAAGCAAAAGCTTTACTAAGCCATTTTACGAAGCCGCCCTTTTAGGCAAAAGCTCACATAAAAGACTAAAGTTCGAGTAAGAATAATTTCTCGATtagattataaaaaataattattataatataataaaattatacaaatattgttatatttataataagcaaaattttattattttttatattatttggattaaaatataaaaagaaataatttatagttaataattttttaataattaaataattgaaagtactatataatttttttattcttttttgatattaaaaaatacttttccatatcTAAAAGAATAAAGTTCGAGGTAACACCCTAGAATGATGGAAGCATCGTTAACTAATAACCCTTTTGTTATATTGTatggaacaaaaatcatatggggGCGCCCAAAAAAATTAAGGCAAGCTTGctattttgttatattttttttctattgccTATCTTAAAGAAGAAACTCAAAAGTCATGGATTTCTCTTACTAACAGAGTCATCAGTCTtgtaattttaaaaagaaaccaacaaaaaaaaaaaaactcacatggcatcctctttcttccttgccttcaaaatatattttttaccaATACATACTATATGGCCAAGTAATATATACTAAGCAATTTAGTTATTTAGCAAGCTAATACACATATTTAGATAAATCAATATATAGTTTCTAAAATACAGTATTCACTAGTATAGAACACACAATTAGATAACTTAgtaaattaatcatttagcaatccAACACATATATCTAAGCAAATTGATACATCGTTTCTAGAATATCATATTCACCAGTACATACTAAATGGCTAGTGATACATACTGTAAGCTTATTTAATACACACTCAGCAATGATCCAAAATACACCTCCAGATAAATCAATacacagttttcaaaatatGTTTTTTACAAGTACACACTGTATGGTCAAGTGATACACACCAAGTAAATTAGGTATTTAGCAAGCTGATATATACCTTTAGATCGATCGAACATAGTTTTCGAAATAT
Coding sequences within:
- the LOC103703800 gene encoding NEDD8-conjugating enzyme Ubc12-like, translated to MINLFKIKGQKREDAANANGRAPVKKQSAGELRLHKDIGELNLPKTTSISFPNGKDDLMNFEISIRPDEGYYQGGTFVFTFQVSPSYPHEPPKVKCKTKVYHPNIDLEGNVCLNILREDWKPVLNINTVIYGLNLLFTQPNDEDPLNHDAAAVLRDNPKLFESNVRRAMTGGYVGQIYFPRCA